A region of the Cryptococcus deuterogattii R265 chromosome 1, complete sequence genome:
TAATGAGCCCAGGGATGAGCACAAAAGTCGTACTTGTCGTCGACACCCTCGGGGAAGTAAAAGTCTTCTGAAGGAGCATCGGCAGTCACACCAGCATCGGCGAGTCGAGAGATGGGAGCTTGACCTTCTTTGAGGTTGGCACGAAGTGAACCAAACAGACGACGGGCTTGAGATGAAGGATCACATGTTCGACGGTAGGCCTCCCACACGTTACCATCACCTCGCCAATCGGGAATGAATTCACCTCCTAAGACGTGTTCAATACCAACTATGTGCGGAAAACGTCAGCCAATAAACAGGCAGAAATCACAGATGGATCTTACGAGAAGAATCAGCCGTGAGGTTTGAGTACAAGTTTTCCTCCCAAGGGACAAGGATACGACCTTCCGCCTTTTCGTTAATGGGGAAATCCATATCGGGAAGCTTCGCCTGGAACTTTTCAAGCATGACTCGGAAACCCTTAGCACGGGCACCGACTTCAGAGTCATCAAAACCCTTTGACACATCGATAGTTCTTGTTTGACCTTTTTCAACCCTCACCAAATCGACGGAAGGCAAGAAACCGACTTGGATACATCTTCGTCGCAACTCCTCGCCAGAAAAGAGCCAGAAGGGCTTGAGATCACGATCAAGCTGGTCATACTCGTCGATGATAATGGCATTGTTCTCCTTTGCAAATGCGTACCATTCATCAAAGCCCTTGGGAGGGTTCCTGCCGTACCTCTTCTTGTACTCGGCAACGGCTTCGGGCAAGCTCTTGCTTTgcttcttgatcttttgGTCAAACTCATCCCTGGCATCTGCCATGAGcttgggaatgggatggtgTATGGGAGGTTTAGGAGCTTGTGCCTTTGCTCGAAGGAATTTTGAGCGAAtgactgaggaagaagcggtCGTCCATCTTTGTGTCGCCAGGAGTCGGtcaggagaggagaagaggaagtgtagaaggaagaggaaagcgaTAGTCGATCCTGCTATAACGGCTATACGCGTCCTGGGGGAATTGCCCTTAGGCATGGTGTGAGGATGGTGAGATATGGATTGAGAAACGAAGTCAAGAGTCAAAAGTCAAATGGCTGAGCGAGGACCCGAATAAGCTTCATGGCGAGATCGTCCAGATGGACCTAGACGCGTCGGGAGATTGCGGCAAAATCCTGCGTGTGGCACGTATGATGTGATGACATCACCACTTGCAGAAAGGTACATGACCTCCAGCTGCTGCTAGTTGACTGGATTCGTTAGTGTGTTCACTGGACAGTATATACATCTCgtccttctgctcttcatcttctttcctttctatTCCATCCCTGGCAGATCAGCCATGTCCAGAGTAACTGCCGTTCCCCTAAGCTCACAGCTTCCTGGTCTTCTTGAAAAGGTGTGTCCACACCGTTCAAGCTAGAGCTGACATCTCAGATGAGGAGTATCGATCCCGACTACCGGTAAGACGCATATCTCGCTCAGACGCGCGCATGCTGACCCATACAGAATTATGGCACTTGTGGATCTTAATAAGGAGCTCACCCGTaccctttcttttcaaccCTCCTCAACTCGTCGTCCAGATCCGCATTACACCGATGACTATACTGAATCTCAGCTTGTAGAGATGGTCCTTAAGCTCTTGGCTGATTCCAACGGTGAAGTCAAGTCTGCCGCTGTCGCTTGGTGAGCATTTCGTCGGGATCTG
Encoded here:
- a CDS encoding capsular associated protein gives rise to the protein MPKGNSPRTRIAVIAGSTIAFLFLLHFLFSSPDRLLATQRWTTASSSVIRSKFLRAKAQAPKPPIHHPIPKLMADARDEFDQKIKKQSKSLPEAVAEYKKRYGRNPPKGFDEWYAFAKENNAIIIDEYDQLDRDLKPFWLFSGEELRRRCIQVGFLPSVDLVRVEKGQTRTIDVSKGFDDSEVGARAKGFRVMLEKFQAKLPDMDFPINEKAEGRILVPWEENLYSNLTADSSLGIEHVLGGEFIPDWRGDGNVWEAYRRTCDPSSQARRLFGSLRANLKEGQAPISRLADAGVTADAPSEDFYFPEGVDDKYDFCAHPWAHYNQGHFFSDWRTIHALYPMFSPAKGMGYSDILIPSHYYFSSTKRYTYGWDPVNMVIKDVDDMETKWEDKSDDIFWRGATTGGGSSPPGFLAQYQRHRLIKMTSDTSDVNKTVVFADPPGTDHFISAQVPIGQLNKDMMDVAFTKAVGCTQYPGGCDGMRKDHRFADAVPLGENWRHKYLIDIDGMGYSARLFALLKSESAVLKSTVYTEFMSEWLQPWLHYIPISQMYQEIYNVHAFFSGPSKSMLDASNSTRTLYQQPGIHTKKFDGDAELRKIAKAGRDWMFTVGRKIDMEIYVYRLCLEWARLTADDREAMTYKG